In a single window of the Streptomyces sp. CGMCC 4.7035 genome:
- a CDS encoding energy-coupling factor ABC transporter ATP-binding protein, translating to MDPVTPTTPSLEVTGLAFAYPDGHQALFGVDFAIARGERVALLGPNGAGKTTLVLHLNGILSGGAGTVTVAGLPVGKRHMAEIRRKVGIVFQDPDDQLFMPTVREDVAFGPAAAGLKGAELEDRVDRALEQVGMTDFKDRPPHHLSFGQRRRVAVATVLAMEPEILVLDEPSSNLDPASRRELADILRSLDVTVLMVTHDLPYALELCPRSLILSDGVIAADGPTGGLLADDELMRAHRLELPFGFDPRSVTMGA from the coding sequence ATGGATCCTGTGACCCCTACGACACCTTCACTGGAAGTGACCGGCCTCGCCTTCGCGTACCCCGACGGGCATCAGGCCCTCTTCGGTGTCGATTTCGCCATCGCGCGCGGCGAGCGGGTCGCGCTGCTCGGGCCGAACGGCGCCGGGAAGACCACGCTCGTGCTGCACCTCAACGGCATCCTGAGCGGTGGCGCCGGGACGGTGACGGTCGCCGGGCTCCCCGTCGGGAAGCGGCACATGGCCGAGATCCGCCGGAAGGTCGGCATCGTCTTCCAGGACCCGGACGACCAGCTCTTCATGCCGACGGTCCGCGAGGACGTGGCCTTCGGGCCCGCGGCGGCCGGCCTGAAGGGCGCGGAGCTGGAGGACCGGGTCGACCGGGCCCTCGAACAGGTCGGCATGACGGATTTCAAGGACCGTCCGCCGCACCACCTCTCCTTCGGCCAGCGGCGCCGGGTGGCGGTGGCGACCGTCCTCGCCATGGAGCCGGAGATCCTCGTCCTGGACGAGCCGTCCTCGAACCTCGACCCCGCCTCGCGGCGCGAACTCGCCGACATCCTTCGGTCGCTGGACGTCACGGTCCTCATGGTCACGCACGACCTGCCGTACGCGCTGGAGCTGTGCCCGCGCTCGCTCATCCTGAGCGACGGAGTGATCGCGGCGGACGGCCCCACGGGCGGGCTGCTGGCCGACGACGAGCTGATGCGCGCCCACCGTCTGGAGCTTCCCTTCGGCTTCGACCCGCGTTCCGTGACGATGGGCGCGTGA
- a CDS encoding serine hydrolase domain-containing protein: MDVNGVVAEGFEPVRDAFVRNFETQGERGAAVAVYRDGRKVVDLWGGTRDIDGAEPWEQGTAQIVRSATKGVAAAVLLMLAERGELDLDAPVGHYWPEFKAHGKEHTLVRHVLAHRAGVPALDRPLTPAEAADPDLAAAVLAAQAPAWEPGTDHGYHAQTYSWLTGELVRRATGRSIGTWIADEIAGPLSLDLWVGLPGTEAHRVGRVGPAEIPAQDGALRTRPKRAVAEAYADPDSLTRRAFAAITPMPDENDPAYRAAVLPASNGIATADGLARFYAALTGEVDGIRLFAPQTLEQARAEASAGPDRVLVVTTRFGLGYMLHGSASPLLGPGSFGHPGRGGALGFADPESGIAFGYVTNGFRKSVTADLRAQALVRAVRTSLP, translated from the coding sequence GTGGACGTGAACGGCGTTGTGGCCGAAGGCTTCGAGCCGGTCAGGGACGCGTTCGTGCGCAACTTCGAGACACAGGGCGAGCGGGGCGCGGCGGTCGCCGTGTACCGCGACGGGCGCAAGGTCGTGGACCTGTGGGGCGGGACGCGGGACATCGACGGTGCGGAGCCCTGGGAGCAGGGCACCGCGCAGATCGTGCGCTCGGCGACCAAGGGGGTCGCCGCGGCCGTGCTGCTGATGCTGGCCGAGCGCGGGGAGCTGGACCTGGACGCGCCGGTCGGCCACTACTGGCCGGAGTTCAAGGCGCACGGCAAGGAGCACACGCTGGTGCGGCACGTGCTGGCGCATCGCGCCGGCGTGCCGGCGCTCGACCGCCCGCTCACGCCCGCCGAGGCGGCCGACCCCGATCTCGCCGCAGCCGTACTGGCCGCGCAGGCCCCCGCCTGGGAGCCCGGCACGGACCACGGCTACCACGCACAGACCTACAGCTGGCTGACGGGCGAGCTGGTACGGCGGGCCACGGGCCGTTCGATCGGCACGTGGATCGCGGACGAAATCGCCGGGCCGCTGTCCCTCGACCTGTGGGTGGGCCTGCCCGGGACGGAGGCGCACCGTGTGGGCCGGGTCGGCCCGGCCGAGATACCGGCGCAGGACGGTGCCCTGCGCACCCGCCCCAAGCGCGCGGTCGCCGAGGCGTACGCGGACCCCGACAGCCTGACCCGCCGCGCCTTCGCCGCGATCACCCCGATGCCCGACGAGAACGACCCCGCCTACCGCGCGGCGGTCCTGCCCGCGTCGAACGGCATCGCGACGGCGGACGGCCTGGCACGCTTCTACGCGGCGCTGACCGGCGAGGTGGACGGCATACGCCTGTTCGCACCGCAGACCCTGGAACAGGCCCGCGCGGAGGCCTCGGCCGGCCCCGACCGCGTGCTGGTGGTCACCACCCGCTTCGGTCTCGGCTACATGCTCCACGGCAGCGCGTCGCCGCTGCTCGGCCCCGGCTCCTTCGGCCACCCGGGCCGCGGCGGCGCCCTCGGCTTCGCCGACCCCGAGTCGGGCATCGCCTTCGGCTATGTCACGAACGGCTTCCGCAAGAGCGTGACGGCGGACCTACGGGCACAGGCGCTGGTCCGGGCGGTGCGTACGTCACTGCCGTAG
- a CDS encoding DUF1876 domain-containing protein — MKMHTAVGWHVELEFEEDDDRTRAAALVRLPDGNEVRSRGYASRHHTDANQPRVGEEIAGARALNDLAMQLLTKAHDEIDEASGRTSRPLTH; from the coding sequence ATGAAGATGCACACCGCAGTGGGATGGCATGTGGAGCTCGAATTCGAGGAGGACGATGACCGCACGCGGGCGGCGGCGCTCGTACGGCTTCCCGACGGGAACGAAGTCCGCTCCCGCGGATACGCCAGCCGCCACCACACCGACGCGAATCAGCCCCGTGTCGGTGAGGAGATCGCAGGGGCCAGGGCGCTCAACGATCTCGCGATGCAGCTGCTCACGAAGGCGCACGACGAGATCGACGAGGCGTCAGGGAGGACGTCACGTCCGCTGACGCACTGA
- a CDS encoding NAD(P)-dependent oxidoreductase → MTDKLTVSVLGTGIMGAAMARNLARAGHTVRAWNRTRAKAEPLAADGAHIADTPADAVRGADVVLTMLYDGAAVLEVMREAAPAVPPGAVWAQSTTAGIEATAELAGFADEHGLVFYDAPVLGTRQPAEAGQLTVLAAGPAEGRETVTPVFDAVGARTVWTGEEAGSATRLKLVANSWVLAATAAAGEVLALARALGVDPQHFFDLIAGGPLDMGYLRAKADLVLNGKLSPASFAVATAEKDARLIVRAGEENGVRLDVAVATAERFARAAAQGHADEDMAAAYFASFDEEPRS, encoded by the coding sequence ATGACCGACAAGCTCACCGTGAGCGTCCTGGGCACCGGGATCATGGGGGCCGCGATGGCCCGCAACCTCGCCCGCGCCGGACACACCGTCCGTGCCTGGAACCGCACCCGCGCCAAGGCCGAACCCCTCGCCGCCGACGGCGCGCACATCGCCGACACCCCCGCCGACGCCGTGCGGGGCGCCGACGTCGTGCTGACCATGCTGTACGACGGCGCCGCCGTCCTGGAGGTCATGCGGGAGGCCGCTCCCGCCGTGCCTCCGGGCGCCGTCTGGGCGCAGTCGACCACCGCCGGGATCGAGGCCACCGCCGAGCTGGCCGGCTTCGCCGACGAGCACGGCCTGGTCTTCTACGACGCCCCGGTGCTCGGCACCCGCCAGCCCGCGGAGGCCGGGCAGCTGACCGTGCTGGCCGCGGGCCCCGCCGAGGGCCGGGAGACGGTGACGCCGGTCTTCGACGCGGTCGGCGCCCGTACGGTGTGGACCGGCGAGGAGGCGGGCAGCGCCACCCGGCTCAAGCTGGTGGCTAACAGCTGGGTCCTCGCGGCCACCGCCGCGGCCGGCGAGGTGCTGGCGCTGGCCCGGGCCCTCGGCGTCGACCCGCAGCACTTCTTCGACCTCATCGCCGGCGGCCCGCTCGACATGGGCTATCTGCGCGCCAAGGCCGACCTCGTCCTGAACGGCAAGCTGTCCCCGGCCAGTTTCGCGGTGGCGACCGCGGAGAAGGACGCCCGTCTGATCGTCCGGGCCGGCGAGGAGAACGGCGTCCGCCTCGACGTCGCCGTCGCGACCGCCGAACGTTTCGCCCGCGCCGCAGCCCAGGGCCACGCCGACGAGGACATGGCCGCGGCGTACTTCGCGAGCTTCGACGAGGAGCCCCGTTCCTGA